Within the Scleropages formosus chromosome 8, fSclFor1.1, whole genome shotgun sequence genome, the region AAGGTCATTTCATAAAGATATATTAATATACTCAGAAATtaagttaaatatttacagctaCACCACAACTTTACTAAACAGTTGGTCCCCTTTCTTGCTGACAGAAACGGGTTTCCGCTGTTTGCAGTTTAactaaatcacacacaaaaaataacgTCTTAAACCGTGTACGTTATGCCAGGACTACATTACAGTTTAAGATAGAAGTAAAATAGAGGTCAGCAAACCCTGGAGGGTGACAGTAGGCATGCCTGGGACGCAACCGCATGGATGGGTTAACCTTAGCTGCCCCAGTCCCTGCAACACGTCCAGACTTTCCAGGAGAAGCCGAATGTGCTCAAACATTATACAAATGACAGGGCTTCTCAGACTCCCCGCAGGGGATTTGAGCGGGAACCTTCAGGTCGCGATTTGGGGCCTGGCTCGGATGGGGCCGAAAGCGTCAGCTATTTTTGGGGAATTAGTATTGCTGTGTGGGGGGTCATTTGTAGAGCCTTAGCGAAGGCTCAAGAGGAATGTTTCACTCTTTTGCTAGACATCTCAGAATCCTTTGGTCTTTCACTACTTACCGCAACCGTGCACAAAAAGGCTTGTTACAATTGCTCTCAAACTCCTTCAGAAGTATTAAAAAGAGGCTTTCTCATTTCCGATAGGATATGGATCACcgatgaaaaaggaggaaacagTTCGCAACACAGGTCTGGAGTCGAGGGATGACATCATCACTACATCCCAATGAGGTATGTGAACAAAAAACAGCTgaagagcaaaacaaaggaaTGATCCGAAATGCACGTACAGGGTCATCTTCTTGTGCGGTCTGGAACGATGTCGAGATGCCCAAGCCTTGTACCTTCAGACAGCCTCACAGTTCCAAAGAAAGTAATTATGTTAAGGTGGACCTGTTCTAAGTGGACCTGAAGAAGTATGAGGTAGCTGGGGGTGGAGGTCAGGAGGTGTAAAGGATGTGTGTAAGTGGTGGAATGGGACAGGCCTCAGGTCTTTTTCCGCTTCTGGACCGAAGGCCCCCTGGGGGCAGGGTCTTCCGGGGAGCCGGACTTGCTGCGGGGCGAGGCTTCACGAGAGGAGCGTATGGGCAACTCGCTGCTTTCCGGAGGATGGAAGGGCAGGGCGGAGGCAGAGGTAGAGGGCTGCGCTTCGACATCGTGTCTTCCCTGAGAGCCAGAGGGCGGGGACGCCGGTGACTTGTGGGGGCAGTGCGCCACCATGTGGGTGATGCTCAGGCAGTAGTGGCACTTCTTTGGCTGAGGTGGTAGGTTACATTCCTTGGCATGGTGATCCAGGCCTCCACAGTTATAGCATCTGAAAGAGCAAGGCACAGGGAGGGTAACTTGAAGGTGAGTGTATAAAAGTTACACACAAAAGGACAACtgagttttttccatttatcttgCCATCGTAATcttaatgtatattttcacatttactaGTTTATCTCAAATAAATTGGGGTGGTTGatggcgtagtggctagagctgctgcctttagacctaaaggggagcggttcgaatcccacctttaatacccttgagcaaggtacataccctaaaattgctccagcaaaattacaatttaGTTATGATATACCCTacatacagctggacaatttttactgtatcaatccaaggtaagtacctttctcaagggtacagcagcaggtggcgggatgtaaacctgggtctttcaggAAAAACGGTGCCAACTGCAACCACTGTGCTTCCTGTTGTCCCCGATTTCGGTTCACTTCACGTTTCtaattattttccattcattttgaATGAATTTAACATAAGGCAAGGTCACACTGCACGAGCCAATAGTGACCGAGCCGGATTTCCCGCAGCAGCGACTAAAAACAAAGATGTATTTTCAAAACTCGGACGGTAGATGGCAGCAAAACCTAAGTGATCCAGAGTTAACACGAGTACAACAACACACGACCTGGTTATACCGGGAAAAATGAGAGAATTTAGCCACAGCTCAAGGGATCGAAATATGTACTAATACGAACCTCTTGTATCTTTGTTTACACTCCACTCGATAACTCACCACATAATTTGGTTATGTAGTTTAGGCGCCTTAAAATTCCTTTGTCATTCATTCAAAGTGttctttaaaaagtaatttttccatCAGCCTCGTGTAATATTATAGGGTCGCGGTGGTTTGGGGTTAAATATTTGTACTGTCACGCGGGAGTCACAGCCGAGCCACCAAAACCACCAGAGAGCCACCGGATGTAGAAACGATAATGAGTAAATAGACTGGAAAAGAGCGTGGAACTGCCAAAGGATCTGCTTCTGAAACAGAGAAGGAGAAAATAAAGCGAACGATCCGTTCGGTTTCATTATGCGTGATTTAACCGCATTGTTTTAAACTGCATATACACCGGTGAGCCGCGGGGAGCGACCGGGCAGCACGCGACGCCTCACAGGCACCGCACGCCAGCACCTCGTGGCTCCCCGCGCGATTCTTAAGTAACATTCATTGCACTTACACtgcacaaagaacaaaaaaaaaaaaatacacttgttTAAAATAGATCACGATGAATATGTAAGCTAAGGCGCGCTCAAGTAAAACCTGCATCGCATGAAAAGGACGGAgctacactctctctctctgtgtgacagaGTCTGTCGGGAGCTCTCGGGTTACCAGGGCACTTCCTGTTACCACGGTAATGTGGCGCGGGGTGTAACGGTAAGGGTGACCTCAGCAGTATCGTGCACCTAAATATAGCTGCCCGATCGGGCTTGCTCCTGCTGCAAGGGTTCCTCGAGGGACCACGAGATCCTGCACGCAGTGCGGATGCCGCGTGCGGCGGAGTTTAAACTGTTTACAGATAAACACTGCGctgcattgcatttatttagaaaCGTGCAGGAACATACTCTGAAAACGCTGACTTGGCGATCGGGCTTTTACACACTTCGCCCTTAGCACGTTTATGACACCTTGTAGGCAGGAGAAACGCAAATAGTCCCACCGGCGAAGCGTAAAATGCAGCCACCACCTTGGCGCCATAACATGAGGAATGAAGGGAGGAACAAGTGTTTGGTGGTGAGACGTAAAGAAAGAGACGCCTGAGCTGCTAACTAGCCTACAGGTCGTCAATTAATATCGCAGCAATTAATTTCACCGGGGAATACCGTGAATGAACTGGGGAGGCTGTGAAAAACGCATCCATACAAGGAAGCAGGCCCAGCTATGGAAGTTGTTCGGACTCCATTTTGACGGGTCCGCGCCACATTCCGCTGTTGCCTAGATTGCTAGAATTCCACAATTCATAGAAGTACGTCACGTGCCTCAGCCATACGGGGATCACGTGACATGCTTCTAAAGGCGGAGGGGTCGCGAGAGCAgcgtttcaggaaaaaaaaaaaaaaaaaagttcataatGAGAAACTGTCACCTATTATTCCTGTACACGTTTGGtgcagtttattattataaaaataggACTCATTAGCTTCAATGTGTCCGGGTAGAAACACCCCCACGCAGCCCACCCCACAGCAGAGTGACAAAAACAAGGCAGACGGCTAAAATTCTCTGTCAATGTAGTCATCTCTCCCGTGCATTCTTGTTCACTTTTACATTAAGAACATCCGATTAGAGTCAATGAATCAGACTTTATCGGCTGTTTATACacgaaggaagaaaaaaaaaaaaacggttccGTGTGAGCGAGCGCGGGGCGTGCGGGAGATCCGGCGCGGTGGCATCTTCAATTAGGGCGCGCACGAGAGGAAGGGGGAAGGGCACAGGAATTCGGCCCGCGTCGTCGCGAGCTCACGCGCGGCCCAACCTCCACGAGCCGCGCCCCTCCCCCACGTCCCACCCCCAGCGCGCAACACGGACTCACAGTCGCTCGTCTCTCTCTGaaacaatctctctctctctctctctctctctctctctctctctctctctctcacacacacacagcggcgTTCATCATTGACTACCGGTTTTTCCCCGTGTTCAAAAGTACACACGGTTTGTATTCGCTGTTGTACACATGAATCTAAAATGAAACTACATGCAACAATGAAACTGCAGAAATACAATCCCTTTCATTGAAACGAATGCAAAAGTATATTAACTGACATCAGTGTCTCTTCTGTCTGAATATCTTTAGACTACTTTAATAAcggtaaattatttattaacatCTCGGacatttttaagaatttaaaatgtcatgcaaaacattaaacagCACGGTAAAAGAACTGCTGATCATGGTTAGAATTAACATAAATTTGTACCGTCAAATAGTTTGCTTAGTTAACATGTATGTGTTAAATTTGCTGGTGAACATCTATGTgaaacaaagtacattttttgaTTATTTGTAATATAGTcctaaaaagttaaaatatgctTGGCTGATTCTAATGCTTTGTTTAGCAGTGGTTTCTCTGAGTATGAACTATGTTAAcatgtattatatttttatatgtatttatattgttttgtaCAATGTCATTTGattccttttattttgtaaaacattttaatgatggTTACGCAATTAACAGGCAGTTGTTAAGGAAATTATTGTCGTTATTATTGTCTTAAATCAactgaatatatatattcaattataattattactcACATCACTAAACtactaaaaaatacatttttaattgaaaaatcgAGTTGAGGATTTTAATGTAGAAAAAGTACTAACTATTCACCTTAGACTGTTTATTCCaatatacaaagaaaaattgACATCGATGCTCCTGCATTGAAATAATCCTGAGTTTTAATGTATCACCATATAAATAATGGATTAAATTATTTCACTGAGAACATGAGACTTGATGGTACCCAAACAGTGCATTGTCTCCAAGGGTCCTGGGACAATTTGAgacaaaactgaattaattgGCATATCTAGACTAAAAACCTTCCAATACAGACTCTGACAAAACAGAGACCTTTAACGGGTTCTGATAGAggaaaaaactgcttttccttCCTTGCCTTCATTTTCAGAATTCAAATATATCGCATATAACAGGAAAGAACCTCAGATTTGAGCTGAAATCACAAAACCTGAATGGCAGCCTGGTCTTTTAGTTCTGCTGCTCCCACTGACCCTAAGAGGGCAAAGGTCAGGGGTCAAACTTGAGATCCCAAAAGATGTTAATGAGTGGCAAAAAGGTTGATATTTTATGCTTAAGGGACTGTCCTTAAAACAGCAATATCATATCCTTAACATTTACACAGATactttaaattctttaattaCAGCACATGCTGACTgtgcttatttttgtttttaggaaatgtaaagaaattcatttgttatttcagtcattcattccaATCACACTGGTATTAGGTTAGCTAGTAATTAGGTAAAACATGTGAGTCCATATGACCCatagcaacaaaacaaaaatcaatatgCTTAAGCAATGCAGCTATTTTCCtcaccgaaaaaaaaaaaagaaacccactAATTCATACTCAGAGAAACCACTGCTAAACAAAGCATTAGAACCAGCCAagcatattttaactttttaggACTGTTACAAATAAtcaaaaaatgtactttgttttacatACATGTTCACCAGCAAATTTAACACATCTGAAGTTGTCAGATTAAATCATTTTTCACAATTGTCTCCAAAGATGCATTCAGCTTTTGTGCAAGAAATTATTCACCAAGACCACACTcaaagaaatggagaaaataaatttgttaGTGTCTACAGGATTAAtttcactcatttcatttattcacccCGTATTTCATGGGATGTTTTTTCACACTGTTAAGGTGCAGCCAATTTCAAGGAAATGCGAGAAGTACacgagagcaaaaaaaaaaaaaaaaacaagccactAGAATAGTCCAAGCATTATCAGGGAAATTCATGAAAAATCAAACTACACAGAAATATGTAGATCCATACAACATAACCACAGATAAACAATGAAATCCAGAATGGGTAACCCTGCTTTTAAATCTAGGTTTTTCAAGATATGCGGCAATGATGCTCATGGGACAGCCGTGCAGTGATGCTCCTGTGTACCCAGAATCACCTGCAGCAGGTCTCAAATGAGGGAGGTACTCAGAGTAATTACATCTTACTTCTGGCATGACCATAGAATGCTTTTATCGCACAAAAtaattgcagtaaaaaaaaggtATGAAAACGCTCTGCCTAAAATATGCCCAAAGGGCCTTTCTTCTGCCATAAGAATGTTATTTTTCTAGAACATGCAGCTAATACAAAGCCAAAGCTGAAAGCTATGTGTACTAACAGATACAAAAATAGCTCCAATTTAGAGGGGTAAAGCCTTACTCACACAATACTGCGATAAAACCATGGCAACCACTGTAGACCAGCACCGTGTGACTGCCTCATTGGAAAACCTGCCTCACTTACATCCTCATGTTCATTCGATACAGGCAATATttgcacccccgcccccacctccccccacctTTCAATGGTAATTAGCCACATCTCTTGGATTAGAAATGCAAGGAGATTCCCCTTTAAGGTTGTGGAGGCGACCGTTTGATTCTGAACACAATAGGTGTGTGctatgggggaggggtggcggtttacgcccccccccccccatcctcaccGCAGTAAACACCCTCTTTAAATGGGCAAAGGACTCACCGATCTCCCTTAGGCTTGCGCTTCTGCAGCACGGTCTTCCCTTTGGGCCTGCGCTCACTGCCAGCGCATGGTCCACCGCCGGGGCCCGTCACCCGCAGTGACTCCAGGCCCTTGGCGGACTTCTTGAAGGTGAACTCCACAGGCTCGCCCTCCTTTAGGCTGCGGAAGCCCTCCATGAAGAGCTTGCtctatgaacacacacagaagagtCTGATCACCGTCTATCCAAGACCAGGGTTTACGCTGCCAACACCCCCATCTATGTCTGGCACTGACCAAAGATTTTTCGTATTTTTCTTGAATTGGGcaacaaaacatattttgcatgtttttctgttttggggAAGATAGGGTTAAATTAACCCACCTTGAAtgattttatgttttcaaaagAGACTGAGTACGCTACTAGAAAGCTTCCATtggttttcccatttattttgtCCGATTTTCTTAGCACCGTGGGGGAAGTACGTGTGTGGTCATACATGTGGGTATTTGCATGTACATGCCGTTCCTGTGGCCTGTATCACTTCATAGCACAGTGAAAACGTCCTGGAAGAGCAGGAGCAAAACAGCAGACGGTAGGATGTGTGCCTATGACTACCCCTAATTCACAGTGTCTCTAGTTATACGGCAACTTTTTCCCAAACACTTCGTAAAAAGTTCGAGACACTTCTCATTTACTCTTGTGATGTCAAGATAATAGTGTATTATTATAAACATTGTCTTATTACATAAAATTTCAAGGCTATAAAAtccataaacaaaacaataaatcagGGTGACAAGTACATGCAGCATATCAAAGACATTAAGAAGAAAGTGATTAAACAGATTTTACAAATCAGCTTTTCAGATGATAATTCTTCCAGTAGTTTCATGACTTTCTCTCCTCAAAGAATTTGAATCTAACATGTAAATCAGACAGCAGTTCCTATTACTTTCTTATAAATCTATCGTGTCACTGTTAAGCACACCACTAAAAGGAAAATCAAAACCTTTGATATAACATATTTTCGTATTTTGCCCATTGTTAAGTTTACAAGATGAAATGACAAAGGTAACGTTTTTGTTCCAAGATAATGGTATTTGgccaaatttaaaatgaccattTCCAGTACACCAAAATGACAGAAGACAGCAATTGTACAGCTACATTGTTGGACTCAACATCAGTGTTTTCCTAATTTTATTTTAGCATCCACTATTTCCGTGTCCACTCAAAGGCTTGGAATATCCTAAATTACATTTGATGTAATTCAATCATATTTGTAAGGAGAGTTAGATCAGAAAACAGAATTTGCTGCATAAAAGAAcctttccaaaatgacttcGCACTAAAAATATTCATTGCAAAACCAAACACACCCATTTATGACAAGGCATGTTATGTCCATAATTTTCAGTACAATGCCTGATGCTAAGGCCACATAATTAGCCAGATGTGATCAAGGGCAAATTACCAGTTGCTAAGgctgtgaaaatgtttatgtaGCTGACCCTTTTACCCAGAAGAACCATAAACTAAATAGCAACATCCAGCAATTCTCAGCTTCATAAGTGCATTTATGCTTGTCCATCAATCTACCCTTGGTGGAATCATGGAATCATACCCAGAAAATTTCATAATGCACATCAATGTGGAAAGTACCATTTAAAGGCTTAGAGACTCAACTTTCTTTTCCGTGAGCATTCGCCACTGCAGCATGTTATAATAAATGCGTGGCTCTTAAAAACCTACAACAGCTCCTGTTGAGCTCCTAGTAGAGGGACATGAAGGCAGTAGGTAGGTGTAACGAGTGTTGCTATAGGCTGTGAGGGTGGCAGGGAAGTGTGTAGCTCGTGACAGCCCTGAGCGATGGCCGGACACTCGTTCCGGAGTACTCCCCATGAAGAAAAGCAACATTCGCCAAGACAGAAGTGTAACTTCAGCGCAAACTCTCTCTGAAAATTGTATGATTTCATTACTGAAAATTCTTGCAGACTTGTGCAAAATGCAGATTTATATCTTCTACCCTTAGAGAAGTTAGGGAAGACTCAACACATAGTTTTCATGGTACAAAACTCACAACGGGATTAAGAGGTTTTTTAAAACGTCACTCTAGAGTCATCAACTttgtcataattttttaaatcatttttaaccGTTGTATTTAGCTTTTCAAGatgtcttggacaaaggctAAACACTAGATAATAATGACTTAAAAAACgaatgaaaactttattaacCCCAAAAGTGCAACTGCACATGGTGCCTCACTTTGAAAAGCATGAGTGTCATGCAAATGTCACCAATTTGCattcaaaatacaaataacatTCAGATGTCATATTGCAACAGGTCAAGTGTATTTGCTGCACTAATTTCTCTGTGTTCACACCGACTCCTCATTTAGTTCATTAAGTTATTATGTTACATACTCCCTCCAGCAGTTCCGCCAATAGAGATTTCCCCGTCATCCTGTCACCACACTTCAGCTCCCTGGCTGCGGCCAGAATGCAGGGTGGGATTTCGGCAGCAATCGGAGGCAACGCTCCAATGACAGCAcggggcagcagatggcgttGTGCTTAGAGCCGCCACTTTCGAActcgaaggtcacaggttcgaatcccgctgcCTGCTCTAACACCTTTGATCACTCCCATAAAAAAACCAACTGTATAaccgggtaaatcagtgtaagtagcttaatagtacaagctgctttggaggaaagtggcgcttaagtgaataaatgtaagtgaccCCACATCCCGACACCTCTGTCACTCCCAGTGCTGCCACCGTTAAAATTAAGTCAGCTGTGAACATCGCCAaggccccccccaaaaaaagcgCTCAATTTACAACGGCGGCCGCCCACCAGCGTGTCGCGCAACAGTCATGAATAATTCCACGGTGCGACAGATCGACCGGAGCGACGGCCTTCGCTAGAGCAGAGGCGCGACTTCAAAGCCGTGCTCATCAAACATCACgtttcatttaaattcaaaaggAACCTTGTttacagcagattttttttttgtccagtccTCTTATCGCAACGTTTGGGGTTAGAGGGGTAATTAACCAGCTGCCATTCACCGCAGGTCCCTCTTTCTGGAATATACCCATAAATGAATATGGAAAGTGAACAAACCACCCTTATCTTCATTTGCATACAGCTGTATATGTAAGAGTGAAGAACAGCCGGCTCCCAGTTCCCTCCTGGTGCTCCCCTGGCGTGGACCGCAGACCATCTCGCGCCGCCTATGTGGCTCCACACCTTGAGCACGGGGGCCGGATGTGCCTCTCGGGAGCGGCGTGGCCCTTTTGTACACGCCCGTTTCCGTGATAAATAATGATGCTGAGGACAAAACCCATTGAGGCCCAGCCAGCTGTCCCTTGCGTGGGGGCGAAGAGGCACTCGAGCGGCACGTGTGGGGGTCAGTGCACGTGGGCCCacacctcctccccccccccgcccccaacacCTCGCCCCGATCTCCACCTCTTTGCCCGCCGAATCTGGGACCAGGCAGCAGGCTCTCTCGCTGACTGGGCATCACTGAACTGGATGTTACTCGTGTTCTCACACACATGTGGGGTGAAATGCAGAATAGGGAAATGGTGCATCAGAGGAAGATCTACAGAGAAACAGGGGGCAGGGCAGTGGGTTTCCATGGTGTTGCATGGATTGAAACCAAGAGGCTGATCATAGGCTCCTTCTGTCTGCCTCTGGACCTTCTGGTGCTGCAAGATGATGAGaaggatgaggaagaagagagaagaaaaaggaaaagaagaaacttCACAGAGCAACTAAAAGCAGcaccagcagaaaaaaagcatgtgCAGAGTCTACATACTTTGCACATATGATctggaaaaaaatctcacacCACAAACGAAGAGGaaacatttgacttttttttaagataGGTAAATGTATTAGATTTATTTAACATGgagcagtaggtggtgtagcagttagagctgtcacctttgaACTTGAAGCAcccaggattgaatcccacctgctgctgtagtacccttgatcaaagtactcaATCCTGaatgatacggtaaaaattacccagctgcgtaaagaggtaaatcactgtaacttaAAACTGTAACTTGCTGTCgaaagaagcatctgctaaacaaataaaatagcaaaataaagaatgaaaatttGGTGTGTGTAACATCTTatagtacatttacagtaatgcaATAGTTCACGAAAGCTACAGACATCGATATGAATTCAGCAGAACTAATCTTTAAAAGAATATGCTGAGTATGCATCTAGTCAGCCGAGTAGTTTTCGATAAAGtcaaagaacaaagaaacagatATTTGTTCTCTTTGGTTACCACAGCAACCAGCAGAAAGCTGttgatattaaaaacatcaagCTTTTTATGTGAAAACACCATGATAAAACCCATCACTGCAGTATTCTTCTAAATAAAATCAAGACAAAACTGAAAGTCATTATTCACAAATTTTTGTGATACAGTAACCTTCACAGCTGCACAAAGGATTACAATCCGATGTTCTGATGAAAAATTCCTGTATTTAAGAAAATCCTCCAGAGTTTTATATTTGATAAAACATCATACCTGTGGATGTTACTCATTCCTAGGTCAAAACTGGGGTCTGCAAAAATTGAtgctttttcattgttttcttgtaagtaaatattaattttacacacactaTATTAAAGTTTACCAGATCAATTTCACATCCATGATGTAATCTACTGGAATAAACTGAAAAGTAACAGTCATGTACAAAATGTTTCAACTAAAAATAATTCTTACCATTTACTCCACTGAAGTATTCATTAGATTGGACTGAATCACATTTAATACATACACAAATTTTTATGTACGTGAAATTCTGGGTTGAAGTGTTACAGTCTACTAAAGACAAATAATTCAGGAGACTGACTTAACTGTTGGATTCTGTTTACATCAACTGACTCTGATTTAATATTACTTTTATACCTGAAAACCAGCAGTATAGGTACAATGAGTAGctagtattttaaaaatatttagaaaacatttttataaccaCTTTTAATAAAGTAGTAACAAAAAAAGTTATAATATCATagacaaaatataattaaatacagaatttaaaaaatgattgttTCTATTTCAAATAATCAGTATTTAAATCCCAGCAATAGGTTATcataaaaaaggtaaaaatatttcaaatttattttcacaaagcaGCTGCGGTCTAAAACACTGAATTTAACTTCGAGAAATGTTTGACCGTATAAATctgtaaattaattaaacataaattttgcacattaatattaaaacctGCCCATCGCCACCACAagacaaaagcacaaaataaaacaggaaatcGTAGCTGGTTCTCGGCTCAGCGGAACACGCGCCGACGGGAGGAGGCCCCACGACGCACTGCGATCGACACGGAGGCCATGTCACCGCCAACGTGGTCCGGCCCGACCGCGCCGCACTCCCTGACCGCATCCTGGTGGGACGCGGAAATCTCGGTGGCCTGAGGGAAGCGCTAACCAACGGCTGCCTGGATGCTGCAGGCTGTGCGGAGCGAGAGGGGCACCACATCCTACCTCGCTCCCCTTTCACCGACCGCTTTGACAACGTCGAACCTGCCGCTGGAACTGGCGGTTTAAACGGCAACAAACGGAACCACAGCTTGACAGAGTCCTGGGctacaatttatttaaatattaatgtctgCTCTTTACATGCTGGACCATATTTTCCCTTCATTATATGCAAcatatgtttctttaattttgctaCAAGTGA harbors:
- the LOC108937210 gene encoding protein lin-28 homolog B-like, with protein sequence MGGLRRREFGARHAAGEAHFHGEKVLLLLLTFGLFAGGAGKGGGDEPGKEPEQEEEAEAQVQHGTGHCKWFNVRMGFGFISMTSRGGRALDPPQDVFVHQSKLFMEGFRSLKEGEPVEFTFKKSAKGLESLRVTGPGGGPCAGSERRPKGKTVLQKRKPKGDRCYNCGGLDHHAKECNLPPQPKKCHYCLSITHMVAHCPHKSPASPPSGSQGRHDVEAQPSTSASALPFHPPESSELPIRSSREASPRSKSGSPEDPAPRGPSVQKRKKT